In Asanoa sp. WMMD1127, one genomic interval encodes:
- a CDS encoding peptidoglycan-binding domain-containing protein: MRLRMLMSLVAAVALALPAVFFAASPAAAAPLPNCDSVRRYAGVLPGFYVDLPARNGSVNCVLGQGNTGPAVRVLQTALVFCNNGDTGGVDGVYGAKTRNVITWIQAANGLTADGVYGPQTRKVLRWVHHNGQQGICYRSPV, translated from the coding sequence ATGAGACTGCGCATGTTGATGTCCCTCGTCGCCGCGGTGGCGCTCGCCCTGCCGGCCGTCTTCTTCGCCGCCTCCCCAGCGGCGGCAGCACCACTGCCGAACTGCGACAGCGTCCGCCGCTACGCGGGCGTGCTGCCGGGCTTCTACGTCGACCTGCCGGCACGCAACGGATCGGTCAACTGCGTGCTGGGCCAGGGCAACACGGGACCGGCCGTACGGGTCCTGCAGACCGCGCTGGTCTTCTGCAACAACGGGGACACCGGCGGCGTCGACGGCGTCTACGGCGCCAAGACCAGGAACGTCATCACCTGGATCCAGGCGGCGAACGGCCTCACCGCCGACGGCGTCTACGGCCCGCAGACCCGCAAGGTGCTGCGCTGGGTGCACCACAACGGCCAGCAGGGCATCTGCTACCGGTCGCCGGTCTGA
- a CDS encoding tetratricopeptide repeat protein gives MVDDPGTAPLAALLRAWRERALLTQEQLAERTGLGVRTIRRLETSRLHQPHSGSLRLLADALGLSDEERTLLAVTARGQPAPPAPAGPAPPRQLPPDIAGFAGRTEQLADLDTLAARANTVVISGTAGVGKTALALRWAHRVAERFPDGQLYVNLRGFDPGRPPMPPYEAIRGFLDAFAVAPQRIPADVDARAALYRSLVAGRRLLVVLDNARDADQVRPLLPGSPGCLAVVTSRHRLTSLVATHDAAPLALDLLTVAEARDLLTRRLGPDRATGPLDRIIDGCVRLPLALAIVGARGATHPELTLDALAAELADARTALDALTAGDAATDVRAVFACSYRDLSPAAARLFRLLAVQPGPDIALPAVASLAADPAPPVAELTAAHLLTESGSGRYAFHDLLRAYAGELVETDPERASALDRLLDHYLHTAHAAALTLNPHRHPTVLPPARSGVAPEPITKHDGALAWFAAEHAALVGAIRQAPLGPVTWRLAWTLVDFLDRQGHWQDQVVAQTAALRAARRLDDHVGQAFSHRGLALAYGRLGRDVEAHEHYRHALDAFGAAGDLVGQARTHLSLASVFERQQRFPEALDQTQRALANYRAAAAPAGEAEALNAVGWCHALLGDHRQALHHCAEALALLREVGDRHAEANTWDSLGYAHHHLGDHREAIRCYREAVELFREIGGRYFEADTLTRLGDTQQAAGDPAGARETWQHALAILDDLGHADADRVRGKLAAV, from the coding sequence ATGGTTGACGACCCCGGCACCGCACCGCTCGCGGCGCTGCTGCGCGCGTGGCGGGAGCGGGCGCTGCTCACCCAGGAGCAGCTCGCCGAGCGCACCGGGCTGGGCGTGCGCACCATCCGCCGCCTGGAGACCAGCCGCCTCCACCAGCCGCACAGCGGTTCCCTCCGGCTGCTGGCCGACGCCCTCGGCCTCAGCGACGAGGAGCGCACGCTGCTGGCCGTGACGGCCCGGGGTCAGCCGGCCCCGCCGGCGCCGGCCGGCCCGGCCCCGCCCCGCCAGCTGCCACCGGACATCGCCGGGTTCGCCGGCCGCACGGAGCAGCTCGCCGATCTCGACACGTTGGCCGCCCGGGCCAACACCGTGGTGATCTCCGGAACGGCCGGCGTCGGCAAGACGGCGCTCGCCCTGCGGTGGGCGCACCGGGTGGCCGAGCGGTTCCCCGACGGCCAGCTCTACGTCAACCTGCGCGGCTTCGATCCGGGTCGGCCGCCGATGCCGCCGTACGAGGCGATCCGCGGTTTTCTGGACGCCTTCGCGGTCGCGCCGCAGCGGATCCCGGCGGACGTGGACGCCCGGGCCGCCCTTTATCGCAGCCTGGTGGCCGGCCGCCGCCTGCTGGTCGTGCTCGACAACGCACGCGACGCCGACCAGGTGCGGCCGTTGCTGCCGGGCAGCCCCGGCTGCCTGGCCGTGGTGACCAGCCGGCACCGGCTCACCAGCCTGGTCGCCACCCACGACGCCGCGCCGCTCGCGCTCGACCTGCTGACCGTCGCCGAGGCCCGGGACCTGCTGACCCGCCGCCTGGGCCCGGATCGCGCCACCGGGCCCCTGGATCGGATCATCGACGGCTGCGTACGGCTGCCACTCGCCCTGGCCATCGTCGGCGCGCGGGGCGCCACGCATCCCGAGCTCACCCTCGACGCGCTCGCCGCCGAGCTGGCCGACGCCCGCACGGCGCTCGACGCGCTGACCGCCGGCGACGCCGCGACCGACGTACGCGCGGTGTTCGCCTGCTCCTACCGTGACCTGAGCCCGGCTGCCGCCCGGTTGTTCCGGCTGCTCGCCGTGCAGCCCGGCCCCGACATCGCGCTGCCGGCCGTCGCGAGCCTGGCGGCTGACCCGGCGCCGCCGGTGGCCGAGCTGACGGCGGCGCACCTGCTCACCGAGTCCGGCTCGGGCCGTTACGCGTTCCACGACCTGCTGCGCGCCTATGCCGGCGAGCTCGTCGAGACCGACCCGGAGCGGGCGTCGGCGTTGGACCGGCTCCTCGACCACTACCTGCACACCGCACACGCGGCCGCGTTGACGCTCAACCCGCACCGCCACCCGACCGTGCTGCCACCGGCGCGGTCCGGTGTCGCCCCCGAGCCCATCACCAAACACGACGGCGCGCTGGCCTGGTTCGCCGCCGAGCACGCGGCATTGGTCGGGGCGATCCGGCAGGCGCCGCTGGGCCCGGTCACCTGGCGACTGGCCTGGACGCTGGTGGACTTCCTCGACCGCCAGGGCCACTGGCAGGACCAGGTCGTGGCGCAGACCGCCGCCCTGCGGGCCGCGCGCCGGCTCGACGACCATGTCGGGCAGGCGTTCTCCCACCGCGGGCTCGCGCTCGCTTACGGCCGGCTCGGGCGGGACGTCGAGGCGCACGAGCACTACCGGCATGCGCTGGACGCCTTCGGCGCGGCCGGCGACCTCGTCGGCCAGGCCCGCACGCACCTGAGCCTGGCGTCGGTGTTCGAGCGGCAGCAGCGCTTTCCCGAGGCGCTCGACCAGACCCAGCGGGCGCTGGCCAACTATCGCGCGGCGGCCGCGCCGGCGGGCGAGGCCGAGGCGCTCAACGCGGTGGGCTGGTGCCACGCGCTGCTCGGCGACCATCGGCAGGCGCTGCACCATTGCGCCGAGGCGTTGGCGCTGCTGCGGGAGGTCGGCGACCGGCACGCCGAGGCCAACACCTGGGACAGCCTGGGGTACGCGCACCACCACCTCGGCGACCATCGCGAGGCGATCCGGTGTTACCGGGAGGCGGTCGAGCTGTTCCGGGAGATCGGCGGCCGCTACTTCGAGGCGGACACCTTGACCCGGCTCGGCGACACCCAACAGGCGGCCGGCGACCCGGCCGGAGCGCGCGAAACGTGGCAGCACGCGCTGGCCATCCTCGACGACCTCGGCCATGCGGACGCCGACCGGGTGCGCGGCAAACTGGCCGCCGTCTGA
- the yjfF gene encoding galactofuranose ABC transporter, permease protein YjfF: MIDLETPAPPQPAATAGRLRRFPIRQKYVPVTATAILLSLMYGVGVVNYTGFSDTQIVLNIFIDNAFLLVVAVGMTFVILTGGIDLSVGAVVALTTMVVALLLENGWPAALVLPVALLIGATIGLGMGLVIHYFDVQPFIATLAGMFLARGLCYVISTESIRIDDPFWSWAADTKLWMGGWFITVSVLVALAVVLIAAYVLAYTTFGRDVYAVGGNPQSAMLMGLRVGRTRIAVYTISGLCSALGGVLLSFYMLSGYGLHASGMELDAIAAVVIGGTLLTGGSGYLLGTVLGVLVLGLIQTIITFQGDLSSWWTKIFIGLFLFVFIVLQRAVTRRRR; the protein is encoded by the coding sequence ATGATCGACCTCGAGACCCCGGCGCCCCCGCAGCCGGCGGCCACCGCGGGCCGGCTGCGCAGGTTCCCGATCCGCCAGAAGTACGTGCCGGTCACCGCGACCGCGATCCTGCTGTCCCTGATGTACGGCGTCGGCGTCGTCAACTACACCGGCTTCTCCGACACGCAGATCGTGCTCAACATCTTCATCGACAACGCGTTCCTGCTCGTGGTCGCGGTCGGGATGACCTTCGTGATCCTGACCGGCGGCATCGACCTGTCGGTCGGCGCGGTGGTCGCGCTGACCACGATGGTGGTCGCGCTGCTGCTGGAGAACGGCTGGCCGGCCGCCCTCGTGCTGCCCGTGGCGCTGCTGATCGGCGCGACCATCGGGCTCGGCATGGGTCTGGTGATCCACTACTTCGACGTGCAGCCGTTCATCGCGACGCTGGCCGGGATGTTCCTCGCCCGCGGCCTCTGCTACGTGATCAGCACCGAGTCCATCCGGATCGACGACCCGTTCTGGTCGTGGGCCGCCGACACCAAGCTCTGGATGGGCGGCTGGTTCATCACGGTCAGCGTGCTGGTCGCGCTCGCCGTCGTGCTGATCGCCGCGTACGTGCTTGCCTACACGACGTTCGGCCGCGATGTCTACGCCGTCGGCGGCAACCCACAGTCGGCGATGCTGATGGGCCTGCGGGTCGGCCGCACCCGGATCGCCGTCTACACGATCAGCGGGCTCTGCTCGGCTCTCGGCGGCGTGCTGCTGAGCTTCTACATGCTCTCCGGCTACGGACTGCACGCTTCGGGCATGGAACTCGACGCCATCGCCGCCGTGGTCATCGGCGGCACGCTGCTCACCGGCGGCTCCGGCTATCTGCTGGGCACGGTCCTCGGCGTGCTCGTGCTCGGCCTCATCCAGACGATCATCACCTTCCAGGGCGACCTCAGCTCCTGGTGGACGAAGATCTTCATCGGCCTGTTCCTGTTCGTCTTCATCGTCCTGCAGCGCGCCGTCACCCGGCGCCGCCGCTGA
- a CDS encoding ABC transporter permease, with translation MTTLVRHRLFWPVAMLVVLLLSNLFFTPGFFAVEVRDGHLFGSLIDILRQGAPLVLVALGMTLVIATGGIDLSVGAVVAISGALACQQIAGLADQGAVGGVLVAVALALLLCAGLGLWNGFLVGVIGIQPIIATLILMVAGRGVAQLITDGQIINVNSPPYKAIATGFLLAIPVPVVIAAALVAAVALVTRRSAFGMLLESVGGNADASRLAGIRSRRLIIIAYVVCAVCAGVAGLMVSSTVSSADGNNAGLLIELDAILAVVIGGTSLLGGRFSIAGTVVGALLIKTLDTTIYTIGIPPEVTLLFKAVVVVILCLVQSPAFRARLSRRTPAEVSA, from the coding sequence ATGACGACGCTCGTCCGGCACCGCCTCTTCTGGCCGGTCGCGATGCTGGTGGTGCTGCTGCTCAGCAACCTGTTCTTCACGCCCGGCTTCTTCGCCGTCGAGGTGCGCGACGGGCACCTGTTCGGCAGCCTGATCGACATCCTGCGCCAGGGCGCGCCGTTGGTGCTGGTCGCCCTCGGCATGACCCTGGTCATCGCGACCGGCGGCATCGACCTGTCGGTCGGCGCCGTCGTGGCGATCTCCGGCGCGCTGGCCTGCCAGCAGATCGCCGGCCTGGCGGACCAGGGCGCGGTGGGCGGCGTCCTGGTCGCCGTGGCTCTCGCCCTGTTGCTCTGCGCCGGCCTCGGACTCTGGAACGGCTTCCTCGTCGGCGTGATCGGCATCCAACCGATCATCGCGACGCTGATCCTGATGGTGGCCGGCCGAGGCGTCGCCCAGCTGATCACCGACGGCCAGATCATCAACGTCAACTCGCCGCCCTACAAGGCCATCGCGACGGGCTTCCTGCTGGCGATCCCGGTGCCGGTGGTGATCGCCGCGGCCCTGGTCGCCGCGGTCGCCCTGGTCACCCGGCGCAGCGCGTTCGGCATGCTGCTCGAGTCGGTCGGCGGAAACGCCGACGCCAGCCGGCTGGCCGGCATCCGATCCCGCCGCTTGATCATCATCGCGTACGTGGTCTGCGCGGTCTGTGCCGGCGTGGCCGGCCTGATGGTCAGCTCGACAGTGTCCAGCGCCGACGGCAACAACGCCGGCCTGCTGATCGAGCTCGACGCGATCCTGGCCGTGGTGATCGGCGGCACCTCGCTGCTCGGCGGCCGCTTCTCGATCGCCGGCACCGTGGTCGGAGCGCTGCTGATCAAGACGCTCGACACGACCATCTACACGATCGGCATCCCGCCCGAGGTCACGCTGCTCTTCAAGGCGGTGGTCGTGGTGATCCTCTGCCTGGTGCAGTCACCCGCGTTCCGCGCCCGGCTGTCCCGTCGCACGCCCGCGGAGGTATCGGCATGA
- a CDS encoding sugar ABC transporter ATP-binding protein, which yields MSEREPVLVMRGIGKRFPGVVALDGVDLRLYPGEVHALMGENGAGKSTLIKVLTGAYHHDQGDITLAGESVAFAGPHQAQQAGVSTVFQEINLCPNLSVAENVLIGRAPTRFGRIRWSAMRRRAEELLARLQLSIDVGSDLGSHSIAVQQMVAIARALDVDAKVLVLDEPTSSLDASEVDQLFRVVRGLKEEGIAILFVTHFLDQVYEIADRMTVLRNGRRVGEWRTAELSQLDLVSAMIGKELAVLEDIEEAPRREVAVLERGTPVVSAEGLGRTGAIAPFSLAIHKGEVVGLAGLLGSGRTEIARLLFGADRPDAGQLTVDGRPVSFRGPQAAMRHKIAYCPENRRADGLVEELTVRENIILALQADRGWARPVPRGRQDELVARYVKALDIRPADPEIPVRNLSGGNQQKVLLARWLITEPKLMILDEPTRGIDVGAKAEIQRLVVELSDGGMAVLFISAELEEVLRLSHKVAVLRDRRLVTELENTDGLDTDRVMAAIASGGVA from the coding sequence ATGTCCGAGAGGGAGCCCGTGCTCGTCATGCGGGGCATCGGCAAGCGGTTCCCGGGCGTCGTCGCGCTCGACGGCGTCGACCTGCGGCTGTACCCGGGCGAGGTGCACGCCCTGATGGGCGAGAACGGCGCGGGCAAGTCCACCCTGATCAAGGTGCTGACCGGCGCGTACCACCACGACCAGGGCGACATCACGCTGGCCGGTGAGTCGGTCGCGTTCGCCGGGCCGCACCAGGCTCAGCAGGCCGGGGTCAGCACGGTCTTCCAGGAGATCAACCTCTGCCCCAACCTGTCGGTCGCCGAGAACGTGCTGATCGGGCGGGCGCCCACCCGGTTCGGGCGGATCCGCTGGTCGGCGATGCGGCGGCGGGCCGAGGAGCTGCTCGCGCGGCTCCAGCTGTCGATCGACGTCGGCTCTGATCTCGGCAGCCATTCGATCGCCGTACAACAGATGGTCGCGATCGCCCGGGCTCTCGACGTCGACGCCAAGGTGCTCGTCCTCGACGAGCCCACCTCGAGCCTCGACGCGTCCGAAGTGGACCAGTTGTTCCGGGTCGTCCGCGGCCTCAAGGAGGAGGGCATCGCGATCCTGTTCGTGACGCACTTCCTCGACCAGGTTTACGAGATCGCCGACCGGATGACCGTGCTGCGCAACGGGCGGCGGGTGGGCGAGTGGCGCACCGCCGAGCTGAGCCAGCTCGACCTGGTCTCCGCCATGATCGGCAAAGAGCTGGCCGTGCTGGAGGACATCGAGGAGGCGCCGCGCCGCGAGGTGGCGGTGCTCGAGCGTGGCACGCCGGTCGTCAGCGCCGAGGGGCTGGGCCGCACCGGGGCCATCGCGCCGTTCTCGTTGGCCATCCACAAGGGCGAGGTGGTGGGGCTGGCCGGGCTGCTGGGCTCCGGGCGCACCGAGATCGCCCGGCTGCTCTTCGGCGCCGACCGGCCGGACGCCGGCCAGCTCACGGTCGACGGCCGCCCGGTCAGCTTCCGGGGACCGCAGGCGGCGATGCGCCACAAGATCGCGTACTGCCCGGAGAACCGGCGGGCCGACGGGCTCGTCGAGGAGCTGACCGTCCGGGAGAACATCATCCTGGCGCTGCAGGCCGACCGCGGCTGGGCCCGGCCGGTGCCGCGCGGCCGCCAGGACGAGCTGGTCGCCCGCTACGTCAAGGCACTCGACATCCGCCCGGCCGACCCGGAAATCCCGGTGCGCAACCTCAGCGGCGGCAACCAGCAGAAGGTGCTGCTGGCCCGCTGGTTGATCACCGAGCCCAAGCTGATGATCCTCGACGAGCCGACGCGGGGCATCGACGTCGGCGCCAAGGCCGAGATCCAGCGTCTCGTGGTCGAGCTGTCCGACGGCGGCATGGCGGTGCTGTTCATCTCGGCCGAGCTCGAAGAGGTGCTGCGGCTCAGCCACAAGGTCGCCGTACTGCGCGACCGGCGGTTGGTCACCGAGCTCGAGAACACCGACGGGCTCGACACCGACCGGGTCATGGCGGCGATCGCGAGTGGAGGCGTGGCATGA
- a CDS encoding ABC transporter substrate-binding protein, with amino-acid sequence MLRKVSAVVLGGVLVAATLAACGGQDRNGDGAAAGSGSGNDDGKIVMGFAQVGAESGWRTANTKSIQEAAAAAGIELKFSDAQQKQENQIKAIRSYISQKVDIIAFSPVVESGWDTVLKEAKDAGIPVILTDRAVDSKDTTLYKTFIGSDFVLEGKKAGEWVKQEFASAAAPVNMVELQGNTGAAPAIDRKEGFESVIGSDPKFKMLASQPGDFTRVKGKEVMEAFLRANPDIDLLYAHNDDMGLGAIEAIEAVGKKPGTDIKIVTVDAVKDGMQALADGKINFIVECSPLLGPQLMDLAKKVVAGETVPARVLTEETTFTQEQAKAALPERKY; translated from the coding sequence GTGCTCAGGAAGGTGTCCGCGGTGGTGCTCGGTGGCGTGCTCGTCGCAGCCACGCTGGCCGCCTGCGGTGGCCAGGACCGTAACGGCGACGGTGCCGCGGCCGGCAGTGGCAGCGGCAACGACGACGGCAAGATAGTCATGGGCTTCGCCCAGGTGGGCGCCGAGAGCGGCTGGCGGACGGCCAACACCAAGTCGATCCAGGAAGCCGCCGCGGCGGCCGGGATCGAGCTCAAGTTCTCGGACGCGCAGCAGAAGCAGGAAAACCAGATCAAGGCGATCCGCAGCTACATCTCGCAGAAGGTCGACATCATCGCCTTCTCGCCGGTGGTCGAGTCCGGATGGGACACCGTCCTCAAGGAGGCCAAGGACGCCGGCATCCCGGTGATCCTGACCGACCGGGCGGTTGACTCGAAGGACACGACGCTCTACAAGACATTTATCGGCTCCGACTTCGTTCTCGAAGGCAAGAAGGCCGGTGAGTGGGTCAAGCAGGAGTTCGCCAGTGCGGCAGCCCCGGTCAACATGGTCGAGCTGCAGGGCAACACCGGCGCGGCCCCGGCCATCGACCGCAAGGAGGGCTTCGAGTCGGTGATCGGCTCCGACCCGAAGTTCAAGATGCTCGCGTCCCAGCCGGGCGACTTCACCCGGGTCAAGGGCAAGGAGGTCATGGAGGCCTTCCTGCGCGCCAACCCGGACATCGACCTGCTGTACGCGCACAACGACGACATGGGTCTCGGCGCCATCGAGGCGATCGAGGCGGTCGGCAAGAAGCCCGGCACCGACATCAAGATCGTGACTGTCGACGCGGTCAAGGACGGCATGCAGGCGCTGGCCGACGGCAAGATCAACTTTATCGTGGAGTGCAGCCCGCTGCTCGGCCCACAGCTGATGGACCTGGCGAAGAAGGTCGTGGCCGGCGAGACCGTGCCCGCACGGGTGCTCACCGAGGAGACCACGTTCACCCAGGAGCAGGCCAAGGCGGCTCTGCCGGAGCGCAAGTACTGA
- a CDS encoding LacI family DNA-binding transcriptional regulator, with protein MDQPSPPRPAVMIDVARLAGVSHQTVSRVLNGHPSVRTETRERVLTAVRQLNYRPNALARGLAGRRSRVLGVVSFDTILYGPAATLLGVERAARAAGYGVSIVTLEQLDHDGVSDALSALAEQSVAGVVIIAPFTNAASALRSLPTGIPAVVVEAGTSGALPAISVDQIAGAELAVRHLLELGHETVWHVRGPQNWLEARDREYAWRSTLESAGLAVPPALDGDWSAASGYQAGLRLAGDPRVTAVFCANDQQALGLLRAFHERGVRVPDDVSVVGFDDIPEAEFMSPPLTTIRQDFDEVGRRCLAMLLDLLDPPVQSVAYPRVVPVLVPRGSTGLGPSANGH; from the coding sequence ATGGATCAGCCGTCTCCGCCTCGACCGGCGGTGATGATCGACGTCGCGCGACTCGCCGGCGTCTCGCACCAGACCGTGTCGCGCGTGCTCAACGGCCACCCGAGCGTTCGCACCGAGACACGGGAACGCGTGCTGACCGCCGTTCGCCAGCTCAACTACCGCCCCAACGCCCTCGCCCGTGGCCTCGCCGGGCGGCGTTCCCGGGTGCTGGGTGTCGTCAGCTTCGACACCATCCTCTATGGACCGGCCGCCACCCTGCTCGGCGTCGAGCGGGCGGCGCGCGCGGCGGGCTACGGCGTCAGCATCGTGACGCTCGAACAGCTCGACCACGACGGCGTCAGCGACGCGCTCAGCGCCCTGGCCGAGCAGTCGGTGGCCGGGGTCGTCATCATCGCGCCCTTTACCAACGCGGCGTCCGCACTGCGCTCCCTGCCCACCGGGATCCCCGCCGTGGTGGTCGAAGCCGGCACCAGCGGCGCCCTGCCGGCCATCTCCGTCGACCAGATCGCCGGCGCCGAGCTCGCGGTGCGCCATCTGCTCGAGCTCGGCCACGAGACGGTCTGGCACGTCCGCGGCCCGCAGAACTGGTTGGAGGCCCGCGACCGCGAGTACGCTTGGCGGTCCACTTTGGAGTCGGCTGGTTTGGCTGTCCCACCGGCCCTCGACGGCGACTGGAGCGCGGCCTCGGGCTACCAGGCGGGCCTGCGGCTGGCCGGCGACCCTCGGGTGACGGCGGTGTTCTGTGCCAACGACCAGCAGGCGCTCGGTCTGCTGCGCGCCTTCCACGAGCGCGGCGTACGCGTGCCCGACGACGTCAGTGTCGTCGGCTTCGACGACATCCCGGAGGCGGAGTTCATGTCGCCGCCGCTCACCACGATCCGCCAGGATTTCGACGAGGTCGGCCGCCGCTGCCTGGCGATGCTGCTCGACCTGCTCGACCCACCGGTGCAGTCCGTCGCATATCCCCGCGTCGTGCCGGTTCTGGTCCCCCGCGGCAGCACCGGCCTCGGCCCTTCGGCCAATGGGCACTGA
- a CDS encoding DUF1565 domain-containing protein yields the protein MRVRSTVLLAAGTLLVVGLPAGTATAAAPTDTIHVSKTCASGADGSEQAPYCSIAAAAAVVQPGQTIFVGPGNYQESVSLPSGEPGKPVTVKGYRGPLGQVAVQPGGVQTPLVLSGAHDIVIDTIRLSGTTKSAAVIENSSDITVTNGSVAAAYAPGIDIKGASRRVTVSGTAAAVRGSFVSVGSGVTDTLITGNSVQEASAYQMPNAAAITVVDAPRTTVTSNTIVTDCLVGVAVSGESAGFALHNTIVRTRFLGALSCGESSPNSAGTPAITVDGAAAADGRFDYNIVDPLAGVPAYSWSGTSYPAPAELNAATGQGAHDIRGDAQLSTANPQLDGYSLMPGSPAIDSAWVDAPGQPKTDLRGNAHADKPDRPNSGGGYVDRGATEFVPTPIYTATLTRVRGGGPLDATATVTARFPWTVDGPIGSYAFSAEGKPQVANRTGTLPVTFARAGRSCVDVYGDLDNYRSGYPVYSASPCTMLGAAFTAVTPQRVLNTREGVGVPRTTPLNPHEEIELPLPAPAADSSAVVLNVTVANPTTNGYLKVYPGDQSEPNASNINFAANQTIPNLVTVPVANGRVKIKNGSAGTVNVFADLAGYYGGTGLGLRADSPVRVLDTRYGVGTSASGPLGPMGRVTVDLAGRLPAGTTAVALNVAVTKPTAGGHLTTFPPGGAVPGTSNLNFVTGQTANNMVIAPVVNGKIAFAYGGSGEIHVLADLIGWFAPGIADTYLPRAPRRIIDTRASGYQPIGPGQAIEVWTYDNECLAPSCARTAVVANLTVTGTQSAGYLTVYPSGQPRPAASVINFNANETIANQITVGLRDDSFMIYNSSAKPVHVVVDQAGLYLAPPPA from the coding sequence ATGCGGGTTCGCAGCACAGTGCTGCTCGCCGCCGGCACGTTGTTGGTGGTCGGCCTACCGGCCGGCACCGCGACGGCCGCCGCACCGACGGACACCATCCACGTGTCCAAGACCTGCGCCAGCGGAGCCGACGGATCCGAGCAGGCGCCGTACTGCTCCATCGCGGCGGCCGCCGCGGTCGTCCAGCCCGGACAGACCATCTTCGTGGGTCCGGGCAACTACCAGGAGTCGGTCTCCCTGCCCTCGGGCGAACCCGGCAAGCCCGTCACGGTCAAGGGATACCGGGGCCCGCTCGGCCAGGTCGCCGTCCAGCCCGGCGGCGTGCAGACCCCGTTGGTCCTGTCGGGGGCGCACGACATCGTCATCGACACGATCCGCCTCTCCGGGACCACCAAGTCCGCGGCCGTCATCGAGAACTCGAGCGACATCACGGTGACGAACGGCTCGGTCGCGGCGGCCTACGCACCGGGCATCGACATCAAGGGCGCCTCGCGGCGGGTCACGGTCAGCGGGACGGCCGCGGCGGTTCGCGGGTCGTTCGTCAGCGTCGGCTCCGGCGTCACGGACACTCTCATCACCGGCAACAGCGTCCAGGAGGCCAGTGCCTACCAGATGCCCAACGCTGCCGCGATCACAGTGGTCGACGCGCCGCGGACGACGGTCACGAGCAACACGATCGTCACCGACTGCCTGGTCGGGGTCGCGGTCTCCGGAGAGTCGGCGGGTTTCGCCCTCCACAACACGATCGTCCGTACTCGCTTCCTCGGCGCCCTGAGCTGTGGCGAGTCGTCCCCGAACTCCGCCGGCACGCCGGCGATCACTGTGGACGGTGCCGCGGCGGCGGACGGCCGGTTCGACTACAACATCGTCGATCCGCTGGCCGGCGTCCCGGCCTACTCGTGGAGCGGCACGAGCTATCCGGCCCCGGCCGAGCTCAACGCGGCCACCGGGCAGGGGGCGCACGACATCCGCGGCGACGCCCAGCTCAGCACGGCGAACCCGCAGCTGGACGGATACAGCCTGATGCCCGGCTCGCCCGCCATCGACTCGGCCTGGGTCGACGCGCCCGGCCAGCCCAAGACCGATCTGCGCGGCAACGCGCACGCCGACAAGCCCGACCGGCCGAACAGCGGCGGCGGGTACGTGGATCGGGGCGCCACCGAGTTCGTGCCCACGCCGATCTACACCGCCACGTTGACCCGGGTCCGCGGCGGCGGGCCGCTGGACGCCACCGCGACGGTCACTGCCAGGTTCCCATGGACCGTGGACGGGCCGATCGGCTCGTACGCGTTCTCGGCCGAAGGCAAGCCCCAGGTCGCCAACCGCACCGGCACGCTGCCGGTCACCTTCGCACGCGCCGGCCGGTCGTGCGTCGACGTGTACGGCGACCTGGACAACTACCGTTCCGGATACCCGGTCTACTCCGCCTCGCCGTGCACGATGCTGGGCGCCGCCTTCACCGCGGTGACGCCGCAACGGGTGCTCAACACCCGCGAGGGCGTGGGCGTGCCGCGCACGACGCCGCTCAACCCGCACGAGGAGATCGAGCTGCCGTTGCCGGCTCCGGCGGCCGACAGCAGCGCCGTGGTGCTCAACGTGACCGTGGCCAACCCGACCACGAACGGCTACCTCAAGGTCTACCCCGGTGATCAGTCGGAGCCCAACGCGTCGAACATCAACTTCGCGGCCAACCAGACGATCCCGAACCTGGTGACCGTCCCGGTGGCCAACGGCCGGGTCAAAATCAAGAACGGCAGCGCCGGCACGGTGAACGTGTTCGCCGACCTGGCCGGCTACTACGGCGGCACCGGTCTCGGCCTGCGCGCGGACTCGCCGGTCCGGGTGCTCGACACCCGCTACGGAGTCGGCACCTCGGCCTCCGGTCCGCTCGGGCCGATGGGCCGGGTCACCGTCGACCTGGCCGGCCGGCTCCCGGCCGGCACCACCGCCGTGGCGCTCAACGTCGCCGTCACCAAGCCGACCGCCGGCGGCCACCTGACCACGTTCCCACCCGGCGGCGCCGTCCCCGGGACGTCGAACCTCAACTTCGTGACGGGTCAGACCGCGAACAACATGGTCATCGCCCCGGTCGTCAACGGCAAAATCGCCTTCGCGTACGGCGGCAGCGGCGAGATCCATGTCTTGGCCGACCTGATCGGTTGGTTCGCGCCCGGCATCGCCGACACCTACCTGCCCCGCGCGCCGCGGCGGATCATCGACACCCGAGCGTCGGGCTACCAGCCCATCGGACCGGGCCAGGCGATCGAGGTCTGGACCTACGACAACGAGTGCCTCGCACCCAGCTGCGCGCGCACTGCGGTCGTGGCCAACCTGACCGTGACCGGCACCCAGTCGGCGGGCTACCTGACCGTGTATCCGAGTGGCCAACCTCGCCCGGCCGCATCGGTCATCAACTTCAACGCGAACGAAACCATCGCGAACCAGATCACGGTAGGCCTTCGCGACGACTCGTTCATGATCTACAACAGCAGCGCCAAGCCGGTGCACGTGGTGGTCGACCAGGCCGGGCTCTACCTGGCGCCGCCGCCCGCCTGA